One Dermacentor albipictus isolate Rhodes 1998 colony chromosome 10, USDA_Dalb.pri_finalv2, whole genome shotgun sequence genomic window, CATTGCACATCCGTAGACCTGGAACACTAAGTACACGACGCTCCCAGCGAAAAGCACCGAGACCACTACGACGAGCATGTAAAAGTCCGCAGCTTTCCACAGGTCCAGGACCACACTAGCAAAGTTCACAGCGAAGCTGACAAAGATGAAGAAGTACGGCACTTTCACTGGTCTCGGCGCATCCCTCATCGTGTAACGAAGCCTGAGCAGGGCGAGCATTGTGAGCAGGTTGAAGACGACACCCAACAGCATTACGCTGTTCACTACGGACTCGAGGGAGCCAACGACGGTGAAGGCGGCGGACAGTGCGCCTCGAACTACCAGTGAGACCACGGGCACGGACGACTTTGCTGAAACGAGGCGCAGGGCCGACGGCAGGTGGCCTCTCCTGGCGGCTGCGAAGCCAAGCCTGCTTTGGCTGAAGAATCCTGCCGATAGCGTCCCGAACGTGCTCACTGAGGCCAAGAGCGGTACGATGGCGGTTCCGGCCGGACCCCAGCACTTCGCGGCGAAGGTTAGGGCTGTGGTCTCGGAGGATGCGATGGCGGTGGGTTCGAGTACGACGAAGTAAGCGACGTTGGTCGCGATGTACATGAGCATGACCGTGGTGACGCCGAATACTAGTGCTCGAGGAATGACGCGAGACGGATTTCGTATTTCTTCAGCTAAGTTGCAGATGCTTGACCTGCGCATACGAAATAGAAAAGTTAATTGTGATTTTAGAGAGGCTCAATGCGGATCTAACAGAAGTGCGACTACTGTGGATTAGAAGTTTCCTATATTTTTCCCAGAAATGCACAATCGCTCATTTTTGTACGTAGTTTTTCTTTCCCTGTGCTGTGGTGGGCCTACGTTACTTTTTGTTGAATAACTGTTGTCGCATTGTTGTCATATTGAATCGATAAACAATGTAAAATTATATGCATCAGGCACTCTTATGAAACATGCAAATTTTTCTTTAGGCTTTTGTGTACTAGTTATTGCTTTATTACTCAGTGATCACCGTTGCGCTTGCGCTATGACGTTCCTGAAGTTATGAAAGCATAGATATAGCTTAACATTTGGAAGTATTTATATGCATAGATAGGGATAGTGATTCAGATATTTGCTTTAAACTTGCACGCCATTATAAAACCCTTTCAGACCAGTCATGTGCGCTGGTTTGCAATCTGGTAATTTATCGCTAGCGAAACATTAAGCTGAActagaaaaaaacattttctgcgACCAGTGTTAGATGGTTGCGTGAAAATAGACTAAGCATGTCCCAAGTGGACGGAGTTTTCAATCATAATATGAAATCAAGAAGAAAGAACTCTGCATAATGGAcagttgctatatatatatatatatatatatatatatatatatatatatatatatatatatatatatatatatatatatatatatgttgtcttTTAATCTGACGATTGCCAGTTACTAATTGTGCTTGTGCGTGTCATTGTTATAAATTTATCAGTTTATTTTATAGCAACTATAATAAATCTCATTTTCATTTTTAACCCTGGCATCGCCCAATTTATGGCCTATGCCTCAGTGTGGGCTGAGCCCTTTCGCTACGGTGCAATCAATCAACAAAAATCATCCAATCAACAAAACCCATTCGAGTGACACGTAGCAGTAGAACACATATACTAAAGCTGATGTTCCATTCCATGAGTGCGTCTTATACACAAATGCACCTCATCATACAAATGACATATGACACTCGCCAAATACAATTACACGCAAGGCCCTCAGTGATGCATATACAGATGGTCATTGGTTCTTCCTTATCTTCCCTCAGAAACGCGTAAATGTGGCAAACATTTTTATGTTTTCTCTACAGCCGAAGAACAGCAGCTGTATTTCGACAGATGCTAATTTTGCCGCAATACAAGTGAGACAGTTGCTTATATGCGTTAGTTTTGTAGGCAAATTCTTAGGGCTATCGCAAGACACAATTGCGTCAGTTGAAGGCGTTATGAAATCTGTGGTGGTTTCGTTTGGGGTCATTGAAGACGCAGTCTTGTTTAGTGACTTCACATTTGTTTGAGGTACAGATCTGGGTACATATCTGTTCTCTTGGCCACAAACAGCCATTTCCCATCTGCAAAACGTCGTAGCTAGAGACAAAAATTATTAAAATATAGGTATAATGAGTCGCGGAGCAGATGGAATAATGGCATAGCCGTATTAGCACCACTCAAGTCAAAATTAACCCCTTTGCATCATAGACAGCGCTACATCTCGTATCGGACCGCATTAGCTCTTGGGGGAAAAAACCGTGTAAAGCACAGTCTACGTGAAAGAAGGAAACATCGACCCACTTGCGCCTGAAGAAGTGAGTAGAAGCACTCGGCACGAATAGAATAAATAGAGGGTCCGGAACAAAAATGTGAGGACTCATAATTGAAAGAAAAATAATCCAAGtaatggtgccaaaaaacgtTTACTCGCCAAGAGTAAAACAGAAaggttctttatttttatttatttttatttttaattttattCTTGGCGAGTACGCGTTTTTGGGCACCATTATGTTTCCTCCCCAGACGATtcttcgtcgaactcttgacaaTCCAAATAATCCAGGAGTAttatattagaggttggattgcgcaacattttgacgagacactgAAGAAAACCACACACCACAGAGccctctgtggtgtgtgtttcccTTCTTTGAGTCTCGTCAGAATGTTGCGGAATCCAACCTCTagtatgctataccaacacgcccagtcttcaGCCTTGGCAAGAAATATCATGGAATTATGCCACGTCGCGTTATATTTAATCTACAAATTTAAGAAGTTCGAATTACATATATGTGCATGCCGGCATTCTGTTATATTGCGTTATCATTGGATTACGTACCTTTTTTAATTTAAGCATTTTGCAAACACTAGAACATCCtaacgtaatttttttttgtgcatctcAAACCGAAATCGTGAGGGCGTTTTAGACGACTGCGAGATCAATTGAAACAACTTCAAGAAATGTTCACATCAAACAACCTGTTTCAAAAGCCTATTTCTTTGCGGCAGCCATTTTGACATAGCATAACAGAGACTAAGCATTGTAAAACTTGTTGATTTCATTTGAAATGTAGAATATTATGGTTTAATAAGCAAAAAATGTGTCATGATTACAACATGATTTCACATCATAAGTTCCCTACAGTTCTACGTACACTGTTTTCATCATGTAGAAGAGCTCCCAACAATATCAGTCTAGAGCTCGCTGCAAGGTGATGCATGCCATCCATGCTCTTTGTTATTCAAAAAATAGGCTCATTCAGATCTACTTCTAATCAAAAAAGCAACAGACCCTCCGTCCATAGTCATGTAGGCCGCGAAGTAGGCTTCAGTAAGGCCGCTGGCGGAGACATCATCATTAAAGAAGGGCGCTTTCAGGTGATTGATTCCTTTGAAAAGAAATTCTGCGTGTAAATTTCAAGCAGTACCCTTCATACCTTCACATCGGCTGCTATCCACAAAAAACAACAATGTGTTAAAGCTATTTGCTGGAAAGCAGTGCCTTGGGAGAATGACTCGGCTCCTCCATAAACGTGTATCTGAAATAACGCCTCGGCTCTTAATGACCGCGCAAAGCCATTGCCACTGCAGCTGTCATTAAATGTAGCCTGTGGTTTTTACAGATTCCTTCTCCTAGAGGTTTTAGCCTTATGAAATCTAAATCAAATCATTAAAGCTATAACCTTCAAGGTGAATAAGCAGGGTATGGGAAATTCCGTTATAATGAGCGCTCCAAAAATATTGCGAATATTTGGGCTTGCTTAACGTGCCTGTACAAGTAAGTATTGACATTTTTCCAACCCGCCACCATTGAATTGTTGCCGCTGCCGCCATAATCAAAGCCTCATCCCCCGTTTTCAGCAACACAACGCCATAGCAACAGGACGACCATGACGAATCAT contains:
- the LOC139050325 gene encoding b(0,+)-type amino acid transporter 1-like; the encoded protein is MTSNKRGPRRYTPTTHCPSEFNESTSGASSVDTVVVGTTLKRKVGLFSATSVVIGSVIGCGIFVSPSLVFRNSGSTGASLLVWIGAGLMAIIYAFCMAELGTLLPTSGGEYAYICAACDTLGRPGDYVVFMFSWSRILLGDALGAALQALTFTSYALRLAYPTCEAPYAVTVLVAASFSTLATVLNAISVTVSTKLQNILVVAKIVMLVCIIGTGIVAAANGINHLKAPFFNDDVSASGLTEAYFAAYMTMDGGSSICNLAEEIRNPSRVIPRALVFGVTTVMLMYIATNVAYFVVLEPTAIASSETTALTFAAKCWGPAGTAIVPLLASVSTFGTLSAGFFSQSRLGFAAARRGHLPSALRLVSAKSSVPVVSLVVRGALSAAFTVVGSLESVVNSVMLLGVVFNLLTMLALLRLRYTMRDAPRPVKVPYFFIFVSFAVNFASVVLDLWKAADFYMLVVVVSVLFAGSVVYLVFQVYGCAMPGTSRMTMFLQKLFLSVACRDSCIY